One genomic segment of Methanobrevibacter oralis includes these proteins:
- a CDS encoding translation initiation factor IF-5A produces MSTKVVEIKTLKVGKYIVLGGEASKITSLTTSSPGKHGAAKARLEAVGIFDNQKRSIVKPVDTKVDIPIIDKRVGQVLSIQGDNVQLMDMESYDTLDLPMPEELKDTITEGIEVEYIVALGNMKIMRTK; encoded by the coding sequence ATGTCAACAAAAGTTGTAGAGATTAAAACATTAAAAGTTGGAAAATATATAGTTTTAGGTGGAGAAGCATCTAAAATTACTAGTTTAACTACTTCATCCCCTGGTAAACATGGGGCTGCAAAAGCAAGATTAGAAGCTGTAGGTATCTTTGATAATCAAAAAAGAAGCATTGTAAAACCAGTAGATACTAAAGTAGATATTCCTATTATTGATAAAAGAGTAGGTCAAGTTTTATCCATTCAAGGTGACAATGTTCAATTAATGGATATGGAAAGTTATGATACATTAGATTTACCAATGCCTGAAGAGTTAAAAGATACAATAACTGAAGGTATTGAAGTAGAATACATTGTTGCTTTAGGTAACATGAAAATAATGAGAACTAAATAA
- a CDS encoding pyruvoyl-dependent arginine decarboxylase has product MKIAIVCGKDEGPTKLNAFDNALSDAGIGDVNLIKVSSMLSGNTEIKKLPKLKAGAMVNCVLSEVTSNTPGDQITAVVAVAIGNKLGCVVETSGINKNRKELLNKAELMVKYMMEKRDVEIKDLIVKESTTTVKNIASVVSSVIYLNEDIIEE; this is encoded by the coding sequence ATGAAAATAGCTATAGTTTGTGGAAAAGATGAAGGTCCAACAAAATTAAATGCTTTCGACAATGCTCTAAGTGATGCAGGAATTGGAGATGTTAATTTAATCAAAGTATCCAGTATGCTTTCAGGAAACACAGAAATAAAAAAACTACCTAAACTTAAAGCTGGAGCTATGGTCAACTGTGTATTATCTGAAGTTACATCCAACACACCAGGAGATCAAATAACAGCAGTTGTAGCAGTAGCTATTGGAAATAAATTAGGTTGTGTAGTTGAAACAAGTGGAATAAACAAAAATCGAAAAGAACTATTAAATAAAGCAGAATTGATGGTAAAATATATGATGGAAAAACGAGATGTTGAAATAAAAGATTTAATTGTAAAAGAATCAACAACAACAGTTAAAAATATTGCATCAGTAGTTTCATCAGTTATTTATTTAAATGAAGATATAATAGAGGAATAA